One Ahaetulla prasina isolate Xishuangbanna chromosome 1, ASM2864084v1, whole genome shotgun sequence DNA window includes the following coding sequences:
- the AP5M1 gene encoding AP-5 complex subunit mu-1, producing the protein MALRGLWLISHEQETQSTVLFSRRYPTVEKRAQFFNGPSYVPIPEDGPFLKALLFELRLIDEGQHFVECRDGCSRINKTSVYTLQVERKDLWPVVAFRKSGLIYVGLPLVEQSLMPRPPLFSISGISQAFDFLSGLLAFMNSNQKSEAERSVKVAQLPSLVMQACPLGTPLDANLNGSLENSHVAVSSHTQKPPAWRSNTYKGKPQVNICIIEKVKSVQYDQRDVADMWQVYGTITCKCDIEGTAPNVTVGLNLPANGSPLQDILVHPCVTSLDSAILTSSSVDAMDDSAFSGPYKFPLIPPSDLFNLCFYTSQVPVPPILGFYQLKEEESQWKFTIQLKLHESMKNTFEYCKAYVPFFNRGPISHLEYKVSYGQLEVSKEKSLLIWFIGQKFPKSLEISLTGTVAFGSTNQDQPVDAVCTGNTAYVKLYFKILDFTLTGCYTDQHSIQVFSSGKAKISTAREVLSSDYYIWNSKAPAPVVYRTLLF; encoded by the exons ATGGCTCTGAGAGGACTATGGCTCATCAGTCATGAGCAAGAGACACAAAGCACTGTGTTGTTTTCCAG ACGTTACCCCACAGTTGAAAAGCGAGCACAATTTTTCAATGGGCCAAGTTACGTGCCAATACCAGAAGACGGTCCTTTCCTCAAAGCATTACTATTTGAATTGAGGCTGATAGATGAAGGTCAACACTTTGTGGAGTGTAGAGATGGCTGTTCCAGGATCAACAAGACCTCAGTCTATACACTGCAGGTTGAAAGGAAGGATCTCTGGCCTGTGGTAGCTTTCCGGAAGAGTGGATTGATTTATGTTGGCCTCCCTTTAGTTGAACAGTCCCTTATGCCACGACCACCTCTCTTCAGTATCAGTGGAATCTCTCAGGCTTTTGACTTCTTGTCAGGTCTCCTGGCTTTTATGAACTCTAATCAGAAGAGTGAAGCAGAGAGGAGTGTCAAAGTTGCCCAACTTCCAAGTTTAGTTATGCAGGCCTGTCCTCTGGGAACTCCACTAGATGCAAATTTAAATGGTTCATTGGAAAACAGTCACGTTGCTGTAAGTAGTCACACTCAGAAACCACCAGCTTGGAGAAGCAACACGTACAAGGGAAAGCCTCAAGTTAATATCTGTATCATTGAAAAAGTCAAATCTGTCCAGTATGACCAAAGGGATGTGGCAGACATGTGGCAAGTTTATGGAACTATAACATGCAAG TGTGATATAGAAGGCACTGCTCCCAATGTGACTGTTGGTTTGAACCTCCCTGCCAATGGTTCTCCTCTCCAAGATATTTTGGTCCACCCCTGTGTAACATCCCTTGATTCTGCTATTCTGACCTCCAGTAGTGTTGATGCAATGGATGACTCAGCTTTCAGTGGACCTTACAAATTCCCTCTGATACCACCTTCAGATCTGTTTAATCTCTGCTTTTACACTTCCCAG GTACCTGTTCCACCTATTTTGGGATTTTATCAATTGAAAGAAGAAGAATCACAGTGGAAGTTCACAATTCAATTGAAACTTCATGAAAGTATGAAAAATACTTTTGAATACTGCAAAGCTTATGTTCCCTTTTTTAATAG AGGTCCTATTTCTCACTTGGAATACAAAGTCAGCTATGGCCAACTTGAGGTATCAAAAGAGAAAAGCTTGCTAATTTGGTTCATAG gGCAAAAATTTCCCAAATCACTGGAAATTTCTCTTACCGGGACTGTTGCTTTTGGTTCAACAAATCAGGATCAGCCAGTAGATGCTGTTTGTACTGGAAATACTGCATATGTCAAA CTTTATTTCAAAATCTTGGATTTCACACTTACTGGATGTTACACAGACCAACATTCCATCCAGGTCTTTTCATCAGGCAAAGCAAAGATCAGCACAG ctCGTGAGGTACTTTCATCAGATTACTACATCTGGAATTCCAAAGCCCCAGCACCTGTTGTATAtagaactttacttttctaa